Proteins from a genomic interval of Phycisphaerae bacterium RAS1:
- the mraY gene encoding Phospho-N-acetylmuramoyl-pentapeptide-transferase MraY produces the protein MLYELARTLKPGPYFYESALFRAAMAILLAFLVVWALAPRVIRILVRLKIGDQAEFDHEALNRLTQGKRNTPTMGGVLIVLGICVATVLLANLRNFYVALALFCVVWLAALGGIDDWLKLTADRRAGTRDGLKLWEKLIFQVALGALLAIFVLRTGKANTEQDRFTRLDAPYAPYYNVLSIPFYKGTKFGPYYDAEGRSFGPFYGVPLITPVFALLAIVVIAGTSNAVNLTDGMDGLASGCMVLTASVFLALATIVGSPELSSRLLFYYVSGAEELAVVCGAAVGACLGFLWYNAYPAQVFMGDTGSLPLGGLIGLVAIVTRLELMLILVGGIFVIEAVSVLIQIVYYKRTGGKRFFRCAPLHHHFHLGGWSETQVVMRFWLIAAISAAFALASIKLR, from the coding sequence ATGCTCTACGAACTGGCACGCACGCTGAAACCCGGACCGTACTTTTACGAGAGCGCGCTGTTCCGCGCCGCCATGGCGATTCTGCTCGCGTTTCTGGTGGTCTGGGCGCTCGCGCCACGCGTCATCCGCATCCTCGTCCGGCTGAAGATCGGCGACCAGGCTGAGTTCGACCACGAGGCGCTCAACCGCCTCACTCAGGGCAAGCGAAACACGCCCACCATGGGCGGCGTGCTCATCGTTCTGGGAATCTGTGTCGCGACCGTGTTGCTCGCGAATCTGCGGAATTTCTATGTCGCGCTGGCCCTGTTTTGCGTGGTCTGGCTGGCAGCGCTGGGCGGAATCGACGACTGGCTGAAGCTCACCGCCGACCGCCGCGCCGGAACGCGCGACGGACTCAAACTCTGGGAGAAGCTCATCTTCCAGGTCGCGCTGGGCGCGCTGCTCGCGATCTTCGTCCTGCGCACCGGCAAGGCCAACACCGAGCAGGACCGCTTCACGCGGCTCGACGCGCCCTACGCCCCGTACTACAACGTCCTGAGCATCCCGTTTTACAAGGGAACCAAGTTCGGCCCCTACTACGACGCCGAGGGCCGGTCCTTCGGGCCGTTCTACGGAGTCCCGCTGATCACGCCTGTTTTCGCCCTGCTGGCCATCGTCGTGATCGCCGGAACGTCGAACGCGGTCAACCTGACGGACGGCATGGATGGACTGGCCAGCGGCTGCATGGTTCTGACGGCCAGCGTCTTCCTGGCGCTGGCGACGATCGTCGGCAGCCCGGAATTATCCTCGCGCCTGCTCTTCTATTACGTCAGCGGCGCCGAGGAGCTGGCGGTCGTCTGCGGGGCCGCGGTCGGCGCCTGCCTCGGATTCCTCTGGTACAACGCCTACCCCGCCCAGGTCTTCATGGGCGACACCGGCTCGCTGCCGCTCGGCGGGTTGATCGGCCTGGTCGCGATCGTCACGCGGCTTGAGCTGATGCTCATCCTCGTCGGCGGCATTTTCGTGATCGAGGCGGTGTCGGTGCTGATCCAGATCGTCTACTACAAGCGCACCGGCGGAAAACGCTTCTTCCGCTGCGCCCCGCTGCATCACCATTTCCACCTGGGCGGCTGGTCGGAAACGCAGGTCGTCATGCGCTTCTGGCTTATCGCCGCAATCTCGGCGGCGTTCGCGCTGGCATCGATCAAGCTGCGCTGA
- the murF gene encoding UDP-N-acetylmuramoyl-tripeptide--D-alanyl-D-alanine ligase MurF, producing MKLTLAEVVDALRGKVAGDAPPGSARGVSIDTRTIAEGDIFFALPGENVDGHQFVADAIGKGAAAVVIRRGHPIASDAANTAAGGRRPAMILVDDPLEALGVLAAYHRKLIAAQVIGVVGSNGKTTTKAMIDHILGGRFRGRCSPKSFNNAIGVPLTLLSADASDEYLVVEIGTNAPGEIAALGRLATPDMVVLTSISEEHLEGLGDLNGVAVEECSILHHLKPGAFAAVNVDCPLVRPHIAEKGLTLATFGTSPDADLRVSTWCFETPWMHFTLNGRFNYRMRVMGPHNAVNAAGAITIARRLRMEHDEIAARLESFLPPPMRGELQEIGGVMIINDAYNANPASAAAAVSVLEAYPCHGRRLLVFGEMRELGPHSHELHRGVAAKIAHARIDHVILVGPAGELMHDVLRERSLFSPRIDLAADVAACGELLATEAAAGDVVLLKASRAVGLERVLNRLKAVAPVAAAM from the coding sequence ATGAAGCTGACGCTGGCGGAAGTGGTCGATGCGCTGCGCGGAAAGGTCGCGGGAGACGCCCCGCCCGGCAGCGCGCGCGGCGTATCGATCGACACGCGCACAATAGCCGAGGGCGACATCTTCTTCGCCTTGCCCGGTGAGAACGTCGACGGCCACCAGTTCGTCGCCGACGCCATCGGCAAGGGCGCCGCGGCGGTCGTGATTCGCCGCGGGCACCCGATCGCGTCCGATGCGGCGAATACCGCCGCCGGCGGCCGGCGGCCCGCCATGATCCTCGTGGACGACCCGCTCGAAGCCCTCGGCGTCCTGGCGGCTTACCACCGCAAGCTGATCGCCGCGCAAGTGATCGGCGTGGTCGGCAGCAACGGCAAGACGACAACCAAGGCCATGATCGATCACATCCTGGGCGGCAGGTTCCGCGGGCGCTGCTCGCCCAAGAGTTTTAACAACGCCATCGGTGTGCCGCTGACGCTGCTGTCGGCCGACGCCTCGGACGAGTATCTCGTCGTCGAAATCGGAACGAACGCGCCGGGCGAAATCGCCGCCCTCGGCCGTCTGGCCACGCCCGACATGGTCGTGCTCACGTCGATCTCGGAAGAGCACCTCGAAGGTCTCGGCGATCTGAACGGCGTGGCCGTCGAAGAGTGCTCGATCCTGCACCACCTGAAGCCCGGCGCATTCGCGGCCGTCAACGTCGATTGCCCGCTGGTCCGGCCGCACATCGCTGAGAAGGGACTTACGCTCGCCACGTTCGGCACCAGCCCGGACGCCGACCTGCGGGTCTCAACATGGTGCTTTGAAACGCCCTGGATGCACTTCACGCTCAACGGCCGCTTCAATTACCGCATGCGCGTCATGGGACCGCATAACGCCGTCAACGCCGCCGGCGCAATCACCATCGCCCGCCGCCTGCGCATGGAGCATGACGAAATCGCCGCCCGGCTGGAGTCCTTCTTGCCGCCGCCGATGCGCGGCGAGCTGCAGGAGATCGGCGGCGTAATGATCATCAACGACGCCTACAACGCCAATCCGGCCAGCGCCGCCGCCGCGGTCAGCGTGCTCGAGGCGTATCCGTGCCATGGCAGGCGACTGCTGGTCTTCGGTGAAATGCGCGAACTGGGCCCGCACTCGCACGAGCTGCACCGCGGCGTCGCCGCGAAAATCGCCCACGCCCGCATTGACCACGTCATCCTGGTCGGCCCCGCCGGCGAGCTGATGCACGACGTGCTTCGCGAGCGCAGCCTCTTCTCCCCACGGATCGATCTGGCGGCAGACGTGGCGGCCTGCGGCGAGCTGCTTGCGACCGAGGCGGCGGCCGGGGACGTGGTGCTGTTGAAGGCCTCGCGCGCGGTCGGACTGGAACGCGTCCTCAACCGCCTGAAAGCCGTCGCGCCTGTCGCGGCGGCCATGTGA
- a CDS encoding putative glutamine amidotransferase, producing MRPIIGLTSSFGPSESRPDRLAATLNAAYADAIYAAGGLPWPIVPPPLGGAGVAPAAAGTGVPPASVDESILRELLSRVDGLLFTGGPDLNPVHYGQPRHEKTSVLHDRRDRFDMALFRAAGDGELPLLSICLGCQIANVACGGQLVQHVDDLPRATTVEHYKPDHSAAYHAVTVEPSSRLARIVGRTRIEVNSRHHQVVDREHVGGGLRAVAYAPDGVVEAIEAPGERFLLAVQWHPEDMIDRPEHLALFRALVEACADRRAVLPNPPRQATG from the coding sequence ATGCGACCCATCATCGGTCTGACGAGCAGCTTTGGACCTTCCGAATCGCGGCCGGATCGGCTGGCGGCGACGCTCAACGCCGCGTACGCCGACGCGATTTACGCCGCGGGGGGCTTGCCCTGGCCGATCGTGCCGCCGCCGCTGGGTGGTGCAGGCGTCGCACCCGCCGCGGCTGGCACGGGCGTCCCGCCGGCGAGCGTGGACGAGTCGATCCTCCGCGAGCTGCTGTCGCGCGTCGACGGCCTGCTCTTCACCGGCGGGCCGGACCTGAATCCGGTTCACTATGGCCAGCCGAGGCATGAAAAAACGAGCGTGCTGCACGACCGCCGCGACCGTTTCGACATGGCCCTTTTTCGTGCCGCCGGCGACGGCGAGTTGCCGCTGCTGTCGATTTGCCTCGGCTGCCAGATCGCGAACGTCGCCTGCGGCGGGCAACTGGTGCAGCACGTGGACGACCTGCCGCGCGCGACGACGGTTGAGCACTACAAGCCCGACCACAGCGCCGCCTATCACGCGGTGACGGTCGAACCGAGCTCGCGGCTGGCGCGGATCGTCGGCCGCACGCGCATCGAAGTGAACAGCCGGCATCACCAGGTGGTTGATCGCGAGCACGTCGGGGGCGGATTGCGTGCGGTGGCGTATGCGCCCGACGGCGTCGTGGAAGCGATCGAAGCGCCCGGCGAGCGGTTTCTGCTGGCGGTGCAATGGCATCCGGAGGACATGATTGACCGGCCGGAGCATCTGGCGCTGTTTCGGGCGCTGGTCGAGGCGTGTGCGGACAGACGAGCCGTCCTTCCGAACCCGCCGCGCCAAGCGACGGGCTGA